The Lysinibacillus pakistanensis genome includes a window with the following:
- a CDS encoding FtsX-like permease family protein: MSSVYKQIYKSLLYEKATVSVLFFLSCLGSFMYFFVQVSIDGNLTHLTYKKAMALTINSSEKEFLIALHSNQILATTFLIILSLIAAFAFYMFYKKYYRNHIKEIGCYKAFGYSNKQIIVVVFFITSSLSFIALIVGFVLGWIFSDVLLQLYRSSFDIELLHKGIFPSNIGIGFLFIVVLSGIMAIVPYYKFLKLEPSSLLRNFPEEHQNKWEVFINHKLSHVAPVKYRSSLRMILRKPFTVALIFLSVGFFTVLWIISISLNFSSQYIFETQTLGRSYKYDIQLDDYQPYHPLKGDSTFYLSSEVGISWKENVINQQAIGFHKKPNLFQLYTLDNKELFLPKDKEVYINEALSELYGIRQNDFIDILVNNKNYTVKVAAIVKNAEINTIYLSETQLARILSLNEPIYNGVLSNTIPKEYQNELIITEKERLALLQKNNVSNRISAVINQLLGCVTGCLLLYLVILLNFQECTRNILILNMLGYTAKSINKMLISIYKPLMNVAFVIMLPLSIIVCQFIQKKLSIETGDYIPFQTNLIIIGGIWLLLNLLYHLIQLRFNNKVANIQTTEQTKKYIM; encoded by the coding sequence ATGAGTAGCGTATATAAACAAATATATAAGAGTTTACTTTATGAAAAAGCAACTGTATCTGTGTTATTTTTTTTGAGCTGTTTAGGCTCTTTTATGTACTTTTTTGTTCAAGTATCTATAGATGGAAATCTAACACATCTGACTTATAAAAAAGCAATGGCACTAACAATTAATAGTTCAGAAAAAGAGTTTTTGATTGCATTACATTCTAATCAAATTTTAGCAACTACTTTTTTAATAATTCTTTCATTGATTGCAGCATTTGCATTTTACATGTTTTATAAAAAATATTACCGAAATCATATAAAAGAAATTGGTTGTTATAAGGCATTCGGGTATTCAAATAAACAGATAATTGTAGTTGTATTTTTTATTACTAGTAGCCTTTCTTTTATTGCCTTAATAGTTGGTTTTGTATTGGGGTGGATTTTTTCTGATGTATTATTGCAGTTATATCGTTCATCTTTCGACATAGAATTACTTCATAAGGGGATTTTTCCTTCAAATATAGGAATAGGCTTCCTATTTATTGTAGTATTATCTGGGATAATGGCGATAGTGCCGTATTACAAATTTTTGAAATTGGAACCTTCTTCATTATTACGTAATTTTCCTGAAGAACATCAAAATAAATGGGAAGTCTTCATTAACCATAAACTATCACATGTAGCTCCAGTCAAATATCGGAGTTCCCTCCGTATGATTTTACGTAAGCCATTTACAGTTGCATTGATATTCCTGTCAGTTGGTTTTTTTACGGTTTTATGGATTATAAGTATTTCACTTAACTTCAGCAGTCAATATATTTTTGAAACCCAGACCCTTGGTAGGTCCTACAAATATGATATCCAATTGGATGACTATCAGCCATACCATCCTTTAAAAGGAGATAGTACTTTCTATTTAAGTAGTGAAGTTGGTATTTCGTGGAAAGAAAATGTGATTAATCAACAAGCAATTGGATTTCATAAAAAACCGAATTTGTTTCAATTGTATACATTAGATAACAAGGAGCTTTTCTTACCAAAAGATAAAGAAGTGTATATTAATGAGGCTTTATCTGAGCTCTATGGAATACGACAAAATGATTTTATCGATATACTGGTAAATAATAAAAACTATACAGTAAAAGTTGCTGCTATTGTGAAAAATGCAGAGATTAATACTATTTATCTTTCTGAAACCCAACTAGCAAGGATCTTATCCCTAAATGAGCCAATCTATAACGGTGTACTATCAAATACTATTCCAAAAGAATACCAGAATGAATTAATAATAACTGAAAAGGAACGTTTAGCTTTATTACAAAAGAATAATGTTTCTAATAGAATAAGTGCAGTTATCAATCAACTATTAGGTTGTGTTACTGGCTGTTTGCTTCTTTATCTTGTCATACTGCTAAATTTTCAAGAATGCACAAGAAATATTCTTATTTTAAATATGCTAGGGTATACTGCAAAATCTATTAACAAAATGCTAATCAGTATTTATAAACCTCTAATGAATGTTGCATTTGTAATCATGCTACCATTAAGTATTATTGTTTGTCAGTTCATACAAAAAAAACTTTCGATAGAAACAGGTGATTACATTCCGTTTCAAACTAATTTGATTATAATTGGAGGTATTTGGTTGTTGCTAAATCTACTTTATCATCTTATCCAACTTAGGTTTAACAACAAAGTTGCCAATATTCAAACTACAGAACAGACTAAAAAATATATCATGTAA
- a CDS encoding DUF3862 domain-containing protein: MSKEDGKLTEEKFKQIKEGMTLEEVFNIVGLEGKVISETGTDGDSNHTVIYEFETAGAFSTANMTFQDNKIINKTQIGLSSQL; this comes from the coding sequence ATTTCTAAAGAAGATGGTAAATTAACTGAAGAAAAGTTTAAACAAATTAAAGAAGGCATGACGCTTGAAGAAGTATTTAATATTGTCGGATTAGAAGGAAAAGTAATTTCTGAAACTGGAACAGATGGTGATTCGAATCATACCGTTATATATGAATTTGAAACAGCTGGAGCTTTCTCAACTGCTAATATGACATTTCAAGATAATAAAATAATCAATAAAACTCAAATAGGTTTAAGTTCACAGCTTTAG
- a CDS encoding alpha/beta hydrolase, producing the protein MKNIKRILKYIGVIIILILLLVLFRPTWTSNIKGDNSISVLEQVKINGTKQQIMIRGRDQNNPVIIYVHGGPSVSEIPYAKYEDLLEKDFTVVNYDQRGSGKSYHFNEDYSNLTADVLVDDLLELTDYISKRFGKEKVILIGHSYGTYLGTMAAYKAPEKYEAYIGIGQVSNMQESEIDNLNYTISEAKKVGNTEDVKYLEGIAEKIHAGESVAPRGYVGKYGGATRLINMSDGDILLSREYNLLDFIRYNNGVAKTQAQLVKEIFDKPLPMIVTKLELPFYFVMGKYDAMTSYNAAKNYFDVMEADKKEFISFEQSAHYPLFEEKEKFYRWMCDTFK; encoded by the coding sequence ATGAAAAATATAAAGAGAATATTAAAATATATTGGAGTAATTATTATATTAATACTGTTATTAGTACTTTTTCGCCCTACATGGACTTCGAATATAAAAGGGGATAACAGTATTAGCGTTTTAGAACAAGTTAAGATTAATGGTACAAAACAGCAAATCATGATTAGGGGTCGTGATCAAAATAACCCGGTCATTATATATGTACACGGGGGACCGAGTGTGTCCGAAATTCCTTATGCCAAGTACGAAGACTTATTAGAAAAGGATTTCACTGTTGTTAATTACGATCAAAGAGGAAGCGGCAAATCGTATCATTTTAATGAGGATTATTCTAACTTAACGGCAGATGTACTTGTAGATGATTTATTAGAACTTACGGATTATATTTCAAAACGATTTGGTAAAGAGAAAGTGATCTTAATAGGTCATTCTTACGGCACATATTTAGGAACAATGGCTGCTTATAAGGCTCCAGAAAAATATGAAGCCTATATTGGAATTGGTCAGGTGAGTAATATGCAAGAAAGTGAAATAGATAATTTGAATTATACAATAAGTGAAGCGAAAAAAGTCGGAAATACAGAAGATGTGAAGTACTTAGAGGGAATCGCTGAAAAAATACATGCTGGAGAGTCAGTGGCTCCAAGAGGTTATGTAGGGAAGTACGGCGGCGCTACAAGACTTATTAATATGTCAGATGGCGATATACTATTAAGTCGTGAATATAATTTGTTGGATTTTATTCGCTATAACAATGGAGTAGCTAAGACACAAGCACAACTTGTTAAAGAGATTTTTGATAAGCCACTACCTATGATAGTTACCAAACTTGAGTTACCCTTTTATTTTGTAATGGGTAAATACGACGCTATGACTTCATATAATGCAGCAAAAAATTATTTTGATGTAATGGAAGCGGATAAAAAAGAATTTATTTCTTTTGAGCAATCAGCTCATTATCCACTGTTTGAAGAGAAGGAAAAATTTTATAGATGGATGTGTGACACATTTAAATAG
- a CDS encoding ABC transporter ATP-binding protein, which translates to METVLKIQGVSKNFNDFDTVLHEINLSFFAQTFNVILGQSGCGKSTLINIMSGLMKPTRGNVYYKDLDISHAEQKEIIELRRYKFSNIFQDYLLLSELTVRENIELGKTGRAHDLEYSELTERLGIETLAERFPNELSGGQQQRVSIARAMIKNPEILFCDEATGALDETNSKLVVDYLKELNKTYGTIIIFSTHNLKISTVADRIITMKDGLIEDDYQNPFPQPTFRNDIRRFP; encoded by the coding sequence ATGGAAACTGTTTTAAAAATACAAGGTGTAAGCAAAAATTTTAATGATTTTGATACAGTTTTACATGAAATTAACCTTTCATTTTTCGCCCAAACTTTTAATGTAATACTCGGACAAAGTGGTTGTGGAAAATCAACGCTCATCAATATCATGTCAGGACTAATGAAGCCAACAAGAGGAAATGTTTATTATAAGGATTTAGATATTTCCCATGCAGAACAGAAGGAGATAATTGAATTAAGACGCTATAAATTCAGTAATATTTTTCAAGATTATTTACTATTATCGGAATTAACTGTAAGGGAAAATATTGAATTAGGAAAAACAGGGAGAGCTCATGATTTAGAATACAGCGAACTTACTGAAAGGCTAGGAATAGAAACATTAGCAGAGCGATTTCCAAATGAGTTATCTGGTGGACAACAACAACGAGTCTCTATTGCACGAGCAATGATTAAAAATCCAGAAATCTTGTTTTGTGATGAAGCAACAGGAGCTTTGGACGAAACTAACAGCAAACTTGTTGTGGATTATTTAAAGGAATTAAATAAAACTTATGGTACTATTATTATTTTTTCTACACACAATCTTAAAATTTCCACAGTTGCTGACCGTATTATCACAATGAAGGATGGTCTTATTGAGGACGATTATCAAAATCCTTTTCCTCAGCCCACTTTTAGAAATGATATTAGGAGATTTCCATAA
- a CDS encoding sensor histidine kinase produces MKAIKDQRKWHWLDYFLFLMRTIWFTFNGYAIFISTIGSEKWILLLWASCSYIIPHLFYRPGLIKFQYYIMTEVLLTGSLFIYLSSQHEIAVTYSFLLVPILTVAYACQVKPLIWLGPFLVVGTWAGSLFINKDFFALLIDTIIFYGIGFCLGRMTIVNNANKELIASIEEKNKHLEYYSKRIEELTIREERNRVSQDLHDTVGHIFTSVITSLDALPFLYQADKKEAEKSIKEISDLARNGLNDVRKTIHHMSPMNHQTLVESVQELIADFMKHTATDIKLNVEGKAIKVSERVKFVIIRCIQEGLTNAKRHGQSTFIKVNISFKQEELIVLIEDNGNGCDELNLGFGLRSMKDRISALAGTVNFHSKSNNGMRITCNIPIAKEV; encoded by the coding sequence ATGAAAGCAATAAAAGATCAAAGGAAATGGCATTGGTTGGACTATTTTTTATTTCTTATGCGTACGATATGGTTTACATTTAATGGCTATGCGATATTCATTAGTACGATTGGTTCAGAAAAGTGGATTTTACTTTTATGGGCTAGTTGTTCTTATATAATACCCCATCTATTTTACCGACCTGGGCTTATAAAGTTCCAATATTATATAATGACCGAGGTGTTGTTAACTGGTTCTTTGTTTATTTACTTATCAAGTCAGCATGAAATAGCAGTGACTTATAGTTTTCTACTCGTGCCTATCCTAACTGTTGCCTATGCTTGTCAAGTTAAGCCATTAATTTGGTTAGGTCCTTTTTTAGTAGTTGGTACCTGGGCCGGCAGTCTTTTCATTAATAAGGATTTCTTTGCACTTTTAATAGACACAATTATTTTTTATGGGATTGGGTTTTGCCTAGGAAGAATGACTATTGTCAATAACGCTAATAAAGAGTTAATTGCCTCTATTGAGGAAAAAAATAAGCATCTGGAATACTATTCAAAAAGGATTGAGGAACTGACGATTAGGGAGGAACGAAATCGAGTTTCACAAGATTTGCATGATACCGTCGGCCATATTTTTACATCAGTCATAACCAGTTTAGATGCCCTTCCTTTTCTATATCAGGCAGATAAAAAAGAAGCAGAAAAAAGTATAAAAGAGATTTCGGATTTAGCACGAAATGGATTGAATGATGTGAGAAAAACAATTCATCATATGTCGCCAATGAATCATCAAACACTTGTTGAATCGGTGCAAGAATTGATTGCTGATTTTATGAAACATACAGCAACAGATATTAAGCTGAATGTTGAAGGGAAAGCTATCAAAGTTAGTGAAAGAGTAAAGTTTGTAATTATTCGTTGTATACAAGAAGGGCTTACAAATGCGAAAAGACATGGTCAGTCAACTTTTATTAAGGTAAATATTTCGTTTAAACAAGAAGAATTAATTGTTCTTATTGAAGATAATGGGAATGGTTGTGATGAATTGAATTTAGGATTTGGATTACGCTCAATGAAAGATCGAATATCGGCATTAGCAGGAACAGTTAATTTTCATTCTAAATCCAATAATGGCATGAGAATAACGTGCAACATACCAATAGCAAAGGAAGTTTAA
- a CDS encoding glutaredoxin family protein, whose protein sequence is MKLYTKTICPKCLWVKSELHRVGIEAEIVNIDHDEKAKQTIIDAGFLSVPVLEYNETFIGDAKEIVSQIELISL, encoded by the coding sequence ATGAAACTTTATACAAAAACAATTTGTCCTAAATGTCTTTGGGTAAAATCTGAATTACATCGAGTAGGAATTGAAGCGGAAATTGTAAATATTGATCATGATGAAAAAGCAAAGCAAACTATTATAGATGCAGGCTTTTTAAGCGTGCCAGTACTTGAATATAATGAGACATTTATAGGAGATGCTAAGGAAATTGTTTCTCAAATCGAGCTGATTTCACTATGA
- a CDS encoding TerC family protein has product MDSIWLEYAWALLILIGLEGLLSADNALVLAVIAKHLPEEQKKRAINYGIILAFVFRFAALFAISFIANIWQIQAIGAAYLLYLGLKHVIKALFGKGNKNIHKDDEKKVAGKGFGPTVGKIALADLAFAIDSILAAVALALGLPDSPLDDFGGMDGGQFIVVVLGGIAGLVLIKFAATWFVQLLEKRPALETTAYAIVAWVGVKLAIITLAHKDIGILDHHFPHSTLWTMIFYGVLVGIALIGWFAPSNKSKLNG; this is encoded by the coding sequence ATGGATTCAATATGGTTAGAGTATGCCTGGGCATTATTAATTCTAATAGGATTAGAAGGATTATTATCGGCAGACAATGCTCTAGTACTTGCAGTTATTGCCAAGCATTTACCCGAAGAACAGAAAAAAAGAGCTATAAATTACGGAATCATTTTGGCTTTCGTTTTCCGATTTGCTGCACTTTTTGCAATTTCCTTTATTGCGAATATATGGCAGATCCAAGCAATAGGAGCAGCCTATCTTCTTTATCTCGGATTAAAACATGTCATTAAGGCACTGTTTGGGAAAGGAAATAAGAATATTCATAAGGACGATGAAAAAAAAGTTGCTGGTAAAGGTTTCGGTCCAACTGTTGGCAAGATTGCTTTAGCGGACCTTGCTTTTGCAATCGATTCAATACTTGCTGCAGTTGCTCTAGCTCTTGGTCTTCCCGATTCTCCCCTAGATGATTTTGGAGGCATGGATGGAGGGCAATTTATTGTTGTTGTTCTTGGAGGAATTGCTGGACTAGTCCTAATCAAATTCGCAGCAACTTGGTTTGTACAACTACTTGAAAAACGTCCAGCATTAGAAACAACAGCATATGCAATAGTTGCATGGGTTGGTGTCAAACTAGCTATTATAACTCTTGCCCACAAGGATATAGGCATTTTAGATCATCACTTCCCTCACAGTACCCTCTGGACTATGATTTTCTATGGAGTTTTAGTAGGGATTGCCTTAATCGGATGGTTTGCACCTAGCAATAAGTCAAAACTAAATGGGTAG
- the nrdI gene encoding class Ib ribonucleoside-diphosphate reductase assembly flavoprotein NrdI produces the protein MIIYASRTGNVRNVVSKLKGKSMELSEELLLSEPYLLITYTDGLGDIPAKVARFLEQNGNYCKGVVVSGNSNFGHTVFGAAGEKIAAKYHVPLVRKLDLRGNQTDYDAIQTFYEMRVIA, from the coding sequence ATGATTATTTATGCTAGTCGTACAGGTAATGTCCGAAATGTTGTCTCAAAATTAAAGGGGAAATCAATGGAGCTGTCTGAGGAATTACTGTTGAGTGAGCCCTACCTTTTAATAACATACACAGACGGATTAGGTGATATCCCTGCAAAGGTAGCTCGTTTTTTAGAACAAAACGGGAATTACTGTAAGGGAGTAGTTGTAAGCGGCAACAGTAATTTCGGACATACAGTATTTGGCGCTGCTGGCGAGAAAATTGCAGCAAAGTATCATGTGCCTCTAGTGCGTAAATTAGATTTACGAGGAAATCAAACTGATTATGATGCAATACAAACGTTTTATGAAATGAGGGTCATCGCGTGA
- a CDS encoding response regulator transcription factor, whose protein sequence is MVIKAAIVEDQEILRKSLKIVIESMSDIEIVGTAENGEKAIDLCEMESLDILLMDIQMPVMDGVKATDEIKKRWPHIKVIILTTFQDVTHVLDALNAGADGYILKAVDPEFLIQGIKMVYHGGSLIPQQLAKEVFGQIQIKKNEHPEQLDDNLINHPYDLNNQELRVLKYLTQGLSNKDISEMMYLSIGTVKNYISIIYSKLNVRNRSSAIIKAMEESLIADKKH, encoded by the coding sequence ATGGTGATTAAAGCGGCAATAGTTGAAGATCAAGAGATTTTAAGAAAAAGCTTAAAAATTGTGATTGAAAGTATGTCTGACATTGAGATTGTTGGTACTGCGGAAAATGGAGAAAAAGCAATTGATTTATGCGAAATGGAAAGCCTTGATATTCTATTAATGGATATTCAAATGCCAGTGATGGATGGTGTAAAGGCAACAGATGAAATAAAAAAACGTTGGCCGCATATAAAAGTGATAATACTGACTACTTTCCAGGACGTTACTCACGTTTTGGATGCTTTAAACGCCGGTGCAGATGGTTATATATTAAAGGCTGTTGATCCAGAATTTTTAATTCAGGGAATTAAAATGGTGTATCATGGAGGTTCCCTCATTCCTCAACAATTAGCAAAAGAGGTGTTTGGTCAGATACAAATAAAGAAAAACGAGCATCCAGAACAACTTGACGATAACCTTATAAATCATCCATATGATTTAAATAATCAAGAGTTAAGGGTTTTAAAATATTTAACCCAAGGACTATCCAATAAAGACATTTCAGAAATGATGTATCTTTCAATTGGAACTGTAAAAAATTATATTTCTATCATTTATTCGAAATTAAACGTTAGAAATAGATCTTCAGCTATTATTAAAGCAATGGAAGAGAGTCTTATAGCAGATAAGAAACATTGA
- a CDS encoding 2,3-butanediol dehydrogenase, whose amino-acid sequence MKALRWHNAKDLRLENIEEPSAKKGEVKLKVEWCGICGSDLHEYTAGPIFIPADQPHPLTGDKAPIVMGHEFSGQVVEVGEGVTTVQVGDRVAVEPIYNCGECEPCKQGLYNLCEKMGFYGLAGGGGGFSEFTSVPEHMLHKLPEGVSYEQGALVEPSAVALHAVKQSKLKVGDKAAVFGTGPIGLLVIEALKAAGASEIYAVELSEQRREKAAEFGAIAIDPATGDAVEQIQKLTNGGVDVAFEVTGVPPVLKQAIHSTKFNGETMVVSIFEKEAPIHPQDLVLRERNLTGIIGYRDVFPAVINLMAQGYFAADKLVTKRIKLDQVIEEGFEGLLKERNHIKILVKAE is encoded by the coding sequence ATGAAAGCATTAAGATGGCACAACGCTAAAGATTTACGATTAGAAAATATTGAAGAGCCTTCTGCAAAAAAAGGCGAAGTAAAACTTAAAGTTGAATGGTGCGGTATTTGTGGTAGTGATTTACACGAATATACAGCAGGTCCTATCTTTATACCAGCAGATCAACCACATCCTTTAACTGGCGATAAAGCACCAATTGTTATGGGACATGAATTCTCAGGACAAGTTGTAGAAGTTGGCGAAGGTGTAACGACAGTACAAGTTGGTGATCGTGTTGCAGTAGAGCCAATCTATAATTGCGGTGAATGTGAGCCTTGTAAACAAGGGTTATACAATCTTTGCGAAAAAATGGGCTTCTATGGTCTTGCTGGAGGCGGCGGTGGTTTCTCTGAATTCACTTCTGTTCCAGAGCACATGCTACACAAATTACCAGAAGGTGTTTCATATGAACAAGGGGCACTTGTTGAACCATCTGCGGTAGCACTTCACGCAGTAAAACAAAGTAAATTAAAAGTAGGCGATAAAGCAGCTGTATTTGGTACAGGTCCAATCGGTCTACTAGTAATTGAAGCATTAAAAGCTGCTGGTGCATCTGAAATCTATGCTGTGGAATTATCTGAGCAACGTAGAGAAAAAGCGGCAGAATTTGGTGCAATTGCAATTGATCCCGCTACTGGTGATGCGGTAGAGCAAATTCAAAAACTTACAAATGGTGGCGTTGATGTTGCATTTGAAGTTACTGGTGTTCCGCCAGTATTAAAACAGGCCATCCACTCTACAAAATTTAACGGTGAAACTATGGTTGTTAGTATCTTCGAAAAAGAAGCACCAATTCATCCACAAGATCTTGTGCTAAGAGAGCGTAATCTTACTGGTATTATTGGATACCGTGATGTTTTCCCAGCTGTTATTAATTTAATGGCACAAGGATACTTCGCTGCTGATAAATTAGTGACGAAACGCATTAAACTCGATCAAGTAATAGAAGAAGGTTTCGAAGGACTATTAAAAGAAAGAAATCATATTAAAATTTTGGTAAAAGCTGAATAG
- a CDS encoding nitroreductase family protein, with translation MAIEFYSALKERRSYYGINKDVQVSDERIKEIVEFAVQHTPSAFNSQTARLVVLTGEAHDKLWNITTDILRNVVGEGDFTGTQQRMDSFKSGYGTVLFFEDESIIKSLQGQFPSYADNFPIWSNQASGMHQLVVWAGLEAEGLGVSVQHYNPLIDDEVKKEWNISEDWKLIAQMPFGNPIAQPGEKEFQPLEGRVKFYK, from the coding sequence ATGGCAATTGAATTTTATTCTGCATTAAAAGAAAGACGCTCTTACTATGGAATTAATAAAGATGTACAAGTATCTGATGAGAGAATTAAGGAAATTGTTGAATTTGCTGTTCAGCATACACCTTCAGCTTTCAACTCGCAAACTGCTCGTTTAGTAGTATTAACAGGTGAAGCTCATGATAAATTATGGAATATTACAACTGACATTTTACGTAATGTAGTTGGAGAGGGAGATTTCACAGGAACTCAACAAAGAATGGATTCATTTAAATCAGGATACGGGACAGTATTATTCTTCGAAGATGAGTCAATCATTAAATCTCTTCAAGGGCAATTCCCTTCTTATGCTGATAACTTCCCAATCTGGTCTAACCAAGCATCAGGGATGCATCAGTTAGTAGTATGGGCTGGTTTAGAGGCAGAAGGACTAGGAGTCTCTGTACAACACTATAATCCGTTAATTGATGATGAAGTGAAAAAGGAATGGAATATTTCTGAAGACTGGAAATTAATTGCGCAAATGCCGTTTGGTAATCCAATCGCACAACCAGGTGAAAAAGAGTTCCAACCACTGGAAGGTCGTGTAAAGTTTTATAAATAA
- a CDS encoding TetR/AcrR family transcriptional regulator, which yields MARTKKNFEHKKSDLLIQIWEVLMQYGYEKMTLPIIIKELGISRGAFYHYFQSKEECVDEAVKLFVENAVVELKAKDNKTLSADVRLKMAVQNSINLFHQNQEQNRTINQPENAIFHQKLMIGLTKYLSPYFAEIIEQGVEEKFFHTYYPLEMAEMFLTLSNFYLDKDLFHWDTETIPHKITAYEELLNKGLGTTKYIGFFTE from the coding sequence ATGGCAAGAACAAAAAAGAACTTTGAACATAAAAAAAGCGATTTATTAATTCAAATATGGGAGGTTCTTATGCAATATGGTTATGAGAAAATGACACTACCCATTATTATCAAGGAATTGGGCATATCAAGAGGGGCTTTTTATCATTATTTTCAGTCAAAAGAAGAATGTGTAGACGAAGCTGTTAAATTGTTTGTTGAAAATGCGGTAGTGGAATTAAAGGCTAAGGATAACAAGACATTATCCGCAGATGTAAGGCTTAAAATGGCAGTTCAAAATAGTATTAATCTCTTTCATCAAAATCAAGAGCAAAATAGGACTATTAATCAACCAGAAAATGCTATATTCCATCAAAAACTAATGATAGGTCTAACTAAATATCTTTCCCCATATTTTGCAGAGATCATTGAACAGGGAGTGGAGGAAAAATTTTTTCACACGTACTATCCCTTAGAAATGGCCGAAATGTTCTTGACATTATCAAATTTTTATTTAGACAAAGATTTATTTCATTGGGATACAGAAACCATTCCACATAAAATAACAGCCTATGAAGAATTGTTAAATAAAGGATTAGGAACAACAAAATACATTGGCTTTTTTACTGAATAA